The SAR324 cluster bacterium genome window below encodes:
- a CDS encoding AAA-like domain-containing protein: MATRKFFNTSGPCQPDIHYMVNFEPRFDNVRKLIDDRKYFIMHAPRQTGKTTMMMQYAEQLNKEGDYIALYVNVEAAQAHFDDVAAVNQCLLEEFKTKTMFYLPKQYQPSEACYQVSEFSRFLTLWCMELPKSLILFMDEVDALIGHGLISVLRQLRGGYSQRPKGFPHALCLIGLRDLRDYRLYDGEGKKYVVGGSAFNIKDESLTLSNFTLEQVKELYAQHTAVTGQDFTEEALQLIYTQTWGQPWLVNALGRELCFGKEKVPDLRTIVPEDVYNACEILILRRDVHLDQLADKLSEPRVSKIIEKILVGEQSELFESTEEDRSAWNEDERYVLDLGLVKRGRTGLEIANPIYREVVPRELTWGLQEYLGQDRMWYVKSDGKLDVALMLERYIEFYKEHSEMITKRKTYTEAAHHL; encoded by the coding sequence ATGGCTACCCGAAAATTCTTCAACACCTCCGGCCCTTGCCAGCCAGATATTCATTACATGGTCAATTTTGAGCCCCGGTTTGATAACGTCAGGAAATTGATTGATGACCGGAAATATTTCATCATGCACGCTCCCCGGCAGACCGGAAAAACAACGATGATGATGCAATATGCGGAGCAACTCAACAAGGAAGGAGACTATATTGCCCTCTATGTGAATGTGGAGGCGGCACAGGCACATTTTGATGATGTTGCGGCGGTCAATCAATGCCTTCTGGAAGAGTTTAAAACAAAAACCATGTTTTATCTTCCCAAACAGTACCAACCGTCCGAAGCTTGTTATCAGGTTTCTGAATTTTCCAGATTTCTGACGCTCTGGTGCATGGAACTGCCTAAGTCCCTGATCCTCTTTATGGATGAGGTGGATGCCCTGATTGGACATGGACTCATCTCGGTTCTACGACAACTACGAGGTGGCTATTCCCAGCGTCCCAAAGGTTTTCCCCACGCCCTTTGTCTGATTGGACTGCGAGACTTAAGGGATTACCGGCTTTATGACGGAGAGGGAAAAAAGTATGTCGTGGGAGGTTCGGCGTTCAACATCAAGGACGAATCCCTGACCTTGAGCAATTTTACGCTGGAACAGGTGAAGGAACTCTATGCTCAGCACACAGCAGTCACCGGGCAAGACTTTACTGAGGAAGCCCTGCAACTCATTTACACACAAACCTGGGGTCAACCCTGGCTGGTCAACGCTCTTGGCAGAGAACTCTGTTTTGGAAAAGAAAAAGTACCTGACCTCCGAACGATTGTTCCCGAAGATGTTTACAATGCCTGTGAAATCCTGATTCTGCGTCGGGATGTGCATCTGGATCAACTCGCGGACAAACTCAGCGAACCGCGTGTCTCCAAAATCATCGAAAAAATCCTGGTCGGTGAGCAATCAGAACTCTTTGAATCCACCGAAGAAGATCGCTCCGCCTGGAATGAGGATGAACGCTATGTGCTGGATTTGGGACTCGTCAAACGAGGCAGAACCGGACTCGAAATCGCCAATCCGATTTATCGGGAAGTCGTGCCTCGTGAGTTGACCTGGGGTTTGCAGGAATATCTGGGGCAGGATCGGATGTGGTATGTGAAATCCGATGGCAAGCTGGATGTGGCGTTGATGCTGGAGCGTTACATTGAGTTTTACAAGGAACACAGCGAAATGATCACCAAACGCAAAACCTACACCGAAGCCGCCCACCACCTG
- a CDS encoding AAA family ATPase — MIHIPGYKIQKELYDSSRTRILQAQQNQTHRSVVLKVLKNEFPDSREISQFKREYEHLLKFHHPGIIKVSGLVPLKNSWYMVLEDFGGVSLSQILEQRGAQKQAMKLQEFLVLAIQICDNLGIVHQAQIIHKDINPFNILLNPESGVLKLIDFGISTELSQEVIQHSNQKILEGTLAYISPEQTGRMNRALDYRTDLYSLGVTFYQMLTGQLPFVSQDPLEIVHGHIARQPVQVHQLNPAIPTIVSNIVMKLLSKNAEDRYRSTAGVSYDLKRCRELDKNPEFLFELGQGDFSERFQIPQKLYGRETEIETLWQTFGRVCQGNTELVLVAGYSGIGKSSLIQELYKPVAIHRGYFISGKFDQFQRNIPYSAFVSAFRKLIQQLLMESSERLETWKSRLFEALGDNTRVVAEVIPELEWLLGKQPASTPLPPTENQNRFNVVFQNFMKVFCVEEHPLVLVLDDLQWADYASLKLLTQIMNHIPWLMVLGAYRDNEVHSSHPLMTILAEIQKTEVSLHTLSIAPLKMPHILQLLQDTLNIREVLTLQGLAELLMEKTGGNPFFLGEFLKALAHEKLLQFDYLQRCWTWDLDQLQARKMTDNVVELLGSKIQQLPPQTQSLLKWAASLGNEFEVNILAWVAEQSLEDTQHHLRDALTGGFLIQQNDTCHFVHDRIQQAVWSMIPEAEKQQLHLQTGSLLLKWIRSQKPPIPDQEHPCFFDIVNHLNEGSTGKMASTERLDLARLNLQAGQKARVSAAYQGAYQYLSEGVSRVSESLWNEDYPFMFDLHIEALLCAYLSGQFEEVSALLQTALAHARSFIDRAKIQDTCIVALCVQTKFAEATELGLKTLHELGVDLPADASQEQLGGALMALKAQLDSKQAEELLQLPPLHDERVEIIMKIIVSLSTALYFSNLNLYTMGTLKLLELTLAHGNSHYASPGYVSYAIVIGVALDDIEGVIKYSDLSLAIAEKYPHRTSHAHSYFIKYDLLVHWHEHIRICYQQMPVSYQLCLSAGLVDFASYALLQHFQTGFQLGEPLPEMIKLAESSLKTVRSMKQQNAVNLGSIYYQSLLAVQEEAPWSGKLKGKVLDVDEVYEPYQTAKDVTALFFIHFYQLYLNYLFEEFSLAIKEAEQTAVNLMGAGVSHGLPFFYFFEALAYQGNFHKVSQEEQQSYQTKIQTALTKLKRWAQFAPMNYEHKYDLVMAENARLAGKFEEACRGYEKAIQGAHNHGYLNDEALACEIAARFYEAEGLEKFARTYRQEAYYRYQRWGAQAKVYQYQSKYSQWFGKKSKRTQTGISLTQSSSTVSYSPLQALDLDSILKASQTLSGEIILHHLLEKMMNIVIENAGADKGFLLLPKQDQWFIEAEYATDKPTTSILQSIPIEDNLRVSAAMIHYVARTQQQIVLDSAMSSGDFTRDAHILQCQVRSVLCIPLKHSGRLKGILYLENNLITGAFTPEHLEVLQTLSAQAAISIDNAYLYHNLEDKVLERTRQLSEKNQELARKNEQITQDLIMAAGVQTHLFQEFSTPSFLNLAVRYIPHSHVSGDIYKFYSDQDSSFNLFMGDSTGHGVTAALSTIMANILLTQSRNQDPKALMEYLNHELIHHLPDDRFMTAAMLQITPGGFLTIANAGHPSIILFPVNGDTPLFFPPCTLMLGTFDAPIFSISCQTSQLFPGDIGILYTDGITERHNLAEELFGEERLCEFLQSRRGMDMESLLEELLQTVEQFAQGKPPEDDISVVLFQYLGEPK; from the coding sequence ATGATTCATATCCCAGGTTATAAAATCCAAAAAGAACTTTATGACAGCAGCCGAACCCGGATTCTTCAGGCACAGCAGAATCAAACCCACAGGTCAGTGGTTCTAAAGGTCCTAAAAAATGAATTTCCTGATTCCAGAGAAATCTCTCAATTTAAAAGAGAATACGAGCACCTTCTGAAATTTCATCATCCTGGAATCATCAAAGTCTCAGGATTAGTTCCCTTGAAGAACTCCTGGTACATGGTACTGGAAGATTTTGGAGGAGTTTCACTCAGTCAGATTCTGGAACAGAGGGGGGCTCAGAAACAGGCTATGAAGCTTCAGGAATTTTTAGTGCTTGCGATTCAGATTTGCGACAACCTGGGCATCGTGCATCAGGCACAGATTATTCACAAGGATATCAACCCTTTCAATATTCTGTTGAATCCTGAATCGGGAGTACTCAAGCTGATTGACTTCGGAATTTCCACAGAACTTTCTCAGGAAGTTATCCAGCATTCCAACCAGAAGATTCTGGAAGGCACTCTGGCTTATATTTCTCCTGAACAAACTGGGCGCATGAATCGTGCGCTGGATTATCGCACCGATTTATATTCGCTCGGAGTGACCTTTTATCAGATGCTTACGGGCCAGCTTCCCTTTGTTTCGCAAGATCCGCTGGAAATTGTACATGGACATATCGCCAGACAGCCTGTCCAGGTTCATCAACTGAACCCGGCAATCCCAACCATCGTTTCAAACATTGTCATGAAACTCCTTTCCAAAAACGCCGAAGACCGTTACCGGTCAACAGCCGGGGTCTCTTATGATCTGAAACGATGTCGGGAACTGGACAAGAACCCGGAATTTTTATTTGAATTGGGACAAGGTGATTTTTCAGAACGCTTCCAGATTCCACAAAAACTGTATGGACGTGAAACGGAAATTGAAACGTTATGGCAGACTTTTGGAAGAGTCTGTCAGGGAAATACGGAGTTGGTGCTGGTGGCGGGATATTCCGGTATTGGGAAAAGCTCCCTCATTCAGGAACTCTATAAACCGGTTGCCATTCATCGGGGATATTTCATTTCCGGGAAGTTTGACCAGTTTCAGCGGAATATCCCTTACTCTGCCTTTGTGTCTGCCTTCCGTAAGCTGATCCAACAATTACTGATGGAGTCTTCTGAGCGTCTGGAAACCTGGAAATCCAGACTGTTCGAAGCCTTGGGAGACAACACCCGGGTTGTAGCAGAGGTGATTCCTGAACTGGAATGGCTTCTTGGAAAACAGCCTGCAAGTACCCCCTTGCCTCCTACAGAAAATCAAAACCGGTTTAATGTCGTGTTTCAGAATTTCATGAAGGTCTTCTGCGTTGAAGAGCACCCACTGGTACTTGTTTTGGATGATTTGCAATGGGCGGATTACGCAAGTCTTAAGCTGCTTACCCAGATCATGAACCATATTCCCTGGTTGATGGTGCTGGGCGCTTATCGTGATAATGAGGTTCATTCCTCTCATCCTCTCATGACCATCCTGGCTGAAATCCAGAAAACAGAGGTGTCGCTGCATACCTTATCCATTGCGCCTCTGAAAATGCCGCATATCCTGCAATTGCTACAAGATACCCTGAACATCAGGGAAGTCTTAACACTTCAAGGCCTGGCTGAATTACTCATGGAAAAAACCGGGGGAAATCCCTTCTTTCTGGGAGAATTTCTAAAAGCCTTAGCCCATGAAAAACTACTCCAGTTTGACTACCTTCAGCGCTGTTGGACTTGGGATTTGGATCAACTCCAGGCCAGAAAGATGACCGATAATGTGGTAGAGTTGTTAGGGAGTAAAATCCAGCAACTCCCTCCGCAAACGCAGTCTCTTCTAAAATGGGCTGCCAGCTTGGGCAATGAGTTTGAAGTCAATATTCTGGCATGGGTCGCAGAGCAGTCTTTGGAGGACACACAACACCACCTCAGGGATGCCCTGACAGGAGGTTTTTTAATACAGCAGAATGATACCTGCCATTTTGTCCATGACCGTATCCAGCAAGCGGTGTGGTCCATGATTCCTGAAGCTGAAAAACAACAGTTGCATTTACAGACCGGAAGCCTTTTGCTGAAGTGGATACGCAGTCAAAAACCACCGATTCCAGATCAGGAGCATCCCTGTTTTTTTGATATCGTGAACCATTTGAATGAGGGTTCCACCGGGAAAATGGCCTCTACGGAGCGACTGGATCTGGCCAGGTTGAACCTTCAGGCCGGTCAAAAAGCCAGAGTTTCGGCGGCTTATCAAGGCGCCTACCAATATTTGAGTGAGGGGGTGTCACGAGTCTCTGAGTCCCTATGGAACGAGGACTATCCCTTCATGTTTGATTTACATATCGAGGCCCTTTTGTGTGCCTATCTGAGTGGCCAGTTTGAAGAGGTTTCCGCTCTGCTTCAGACTGCGCTTGCTCATGCCCGGAGCTTCATTGATCGGGCTAAAATCCAGGATACCTGTATTGTGGCCTTATGCGTTCAAACCAAATTTGCAGAGGCCACAGAACTGGGCTTGAAAACCTTGCATGAGTTGGGGGTCGATCTCCCCGCGGATGCCTCTCAGGAACAGTTGGGCGGGGCCTTGATGGCGCTCAAGGCACAATTGGATAGCAAACAGGCTGAAGAGTTACTCCAGTTACCTCCGCTCCACGATGAACGGGTTGAAATCATCATGAAAATTATCGTGAGTCTGAGTACCGCCCTGTATTTTTCCAACCTGAATCTTTATACAATGGGCACTCTGAAATTGTTGGAACTAACCTTGGCCCACGGAAATTCTCACTACGCCTCGCCAGGTTATGTATCCTATGCGATTGTGATTGGGGTGGCACTGGATGACATTGAGGGGGTGATCAAATATTCAGATTTGAGTTTGGCCATTGCAGAAAAATATCCTCACCGCACGTCTCATGCGCACAGCTATTTTATCAAATATGACTTATTGGTTCACTGGCATGAGCATATCAGGATTTGCTACCAGCAGATGCCTGTCAGCTATCAGCTTTGTCTTTCGGCTGGGCTAGTTGATTTTGCGTCTTATGCCCTGTTACAGCATTTTCAGACGGGTTTTCAATTGGGAGAGCCTCTGCCGGAAATGATCAAACTGGCAGAATCCTCTTTGAAAACAGTCCGTAGCATGAAACAACAGAATGCCGTGAACCTGGGCAGTATCTACTACCAGAGCCTTCTGGCAGTGCAAGAGGAAGCTCCCTGGTCAGGAAAACTGAAAGGGAAAGTATTGGATGTGGATGAGGTCTATGAACCCTATCAAACGGCAAAGGATGTGACCGCCTTGTTCTTTATCCATTTCTACCAGCTCTATTTGAATTATTTGTTTGAAGAGTTTTCCCTGGCGATTAAGGAGGCAGAGCAGACTGCTGTGAACCTGATGGGGGCTGGAGTTTCTCATGGATTACCCTTTTTTTATTTTTTTGAAGCGCTGGCGTATCAGGGGAATTTCCACAAAGTTTCCCAGGAAGAACAACAGTCCTACCAGACCAAAATCCAGACGGCCCTGACCAAACTCAAGCGCTGGGCCCAGTTTGCGCCAATGAATTATGAACACAAATATGATCTGGTCATGGCGGAAAACGCTCGTCTGGCAGGAAAGTTTGAAGAGGCTTGCAGAGGCTATGAAAAAGCGATCCAGGGAGCCCATAATCACGGATACTTGAATGATGAAGCTTTGGCGTGTGAAATTGCCGCACGCTTTTATGAAGCAGAAGGTTTGGAAAAATTTGCCCGGACTTATCGCCAGGAAGCTTATTACCGTTATCAACGGTGGGGCGCCCAAGCCAAGGTGTACCAGTACCAGTCCAAATATTCCCAGTGGTTTGGCAAAAAATCAAAAAGAACCCAAACGGGAATCTCTCTCACCCAGTCTTCTTCCACAGTGTCCTACTCTCCTCTTCAGGCATTGGATCTGGATAGCATCCTCAAGGCATCCCAAACCTTGTCCGGGGAAATCATCCTTCATCATCTGCTGGAAAAGATGATGAATATTGTGATTGAAAATGCAGGGGCTGATAAAGGATTCTTGCTATTACCTAAACAGGATCAGTGGTTTATTGAAGCAGAATACGCTACAGACAAACCCACGACTTCGATCCTCCAATCCATTCCTATTGAAGATAACCTTCGGGTCTCTGCGGCCATGATTCATTATGTAGCCCGGACCCAACAACAGATCGTACTGGATTCTGCGATGAGTTCCGGAGACTTTACCCGGGATGCGCATATTCTCCAGTGCCAGGTTCGATCTGTGTTGTGCATCCCCCTGAAGCACTCAGGGCGGCTCAAGGGAATCCTTTATCTGGAAAACAATCTCATCACAGGAGCCTTTACGCCAGAACATCTGGAGGTATTGCAAACCCTGTCAGCCCAGGCGGCCATTTCCATTGACAATGCGTACCTGTATCATAATCTTGAAGACAAAGTTCTGGAACGAACCCGACAGTTGAGTGAAAAAAATCAGGAACTGGCTCGAAAAAATGAACAAATCACTCAGGATTTGATCATGGCCGCCGGGGTTCAAACTCACCTGTTCCAGGAGTTTTCTACTCCCTCCTTTCTTAATCTTGCAGTTCGGTATATTCCTCATTCCCATGTGTCAGGGGACATTTATAAGTTCTATTCTGATCAGGATTCCTCCTTCAACCTGTTTATGGGCGACAGTACCGGACACGGCGTTACGGCGGCCCTGAGTACCATTATGGCGAATATCCTGCTCACCCAGAGCCGTAACCAGGATCCCAAGGCTCTTATGGAATATCTCAACCATGAACTGATACACCATTTACCTGATGACCGTTTCATGACGGCGGCCATGCTCCAGATTACTCCCGGCGGATTTCTGACGATAGCCAATGCAGGACATCCTTCAATCATTCTTTTTCCTGTTAATGGAGACACCCCCCTATTTTTTCCACCATGCACTCTGATGCTTGGGACCTTTGATGCCCCTATATTTTCAATTTCTTGTCAAACCAGTCAGCTTTTTCCTGGAGATATTGGAATTCTTTACACGGATGGAATTACAGAACGCCATAACCTTGCAGAAGAATTATTTGGGGAAGAACGCCTGTGTGAATTTTTGCAATCCAGAAGAGGAATGGACATGGAATCGCTCCTGGAAGAGTTGCTCCAGACAGTAGAACAATTTGCTCAAGGCAAACCACCCGAAGATGATATCAGTGTGGTTTTGTTTCAATATCTGGGAGAACCCAAATGA
- a CDS encoding AAA-like domain-containing protein: protein MASRKFFNTAGPCQPEDHYMVNFQPKFENILQLIDTKKYFILHAPRQTGKTTMMIQLAEQINQEDQYVALYLNVESAQAYFDDVRAVNNSIISEFRIKSMVFLPKQYQPSAECYRPEAEFSDFLTRWCLELPKPLVLFMDEVDSLIGHGLISVLRQLRSGYSMRPKGFPHSICLIGLRDLRDYRLYDGDGKKYVVGGSAFNIKDKSLTLSNFSLEQVKELYAQHTVATGQSFTEEALQLIYTQTGGQPWLVNALGRELCFEAQKVPWNQMVTPEDVYNACEILILRRDVHLDQLADKLSEPRVSKIVEKILVGEQDELFESTEEDRSAWNEDERYVLDLGLVKRGRTGLEIANPIYREVVPRELTWGLQEYLGQDRMWYVKPDGKLDVALMLERYIEFYKEHSEMITKRKTYTEAAHHLLFMAWLQRIVNGGGRITREYAIGLKRLDLLIEFSGERFAFELKLSGKKALVEGKLQLTEYLTRLNMNFGTLIIFSRKPPEDMETVGKREMLEQDGKQIELIWL, encoded by the coding sequence ATGGCATCCCGAAAATTTTTCAACACCGCTGGCCCTTGTCAACCAGAAGATCATTATATGGTCAACTTTCAGCCCAAGTTTGAAAACATTCTTCAATTGATTGACACCAAAAAATACTTCATCCTGCACGCTCCCCGTCAGACCGGTAAAACGACGATGATGATCCAACTGGCAGAGCAGATCAACCAGGAAGATCAATACGTTGCGCTCTATTTGAATGTGGAAAGCGCTCAGGCTTATTTTGATGATGTGAGGGCGGTCAATAATTCCATTATCAGTGAGTTTCGTATTAAATCCATGGTGTTTCTGCCCAAGCAATATCAACCTTCTGCTGAATGTTATCGCCCTGAAGCTGAATTTTCTGATTTTCTAACCCGTTGGTGTCTGGAACTTCCCAAACCTCTGGTATTGTTCATGGATGAAGTCGATTCCCTGATTGGACATGGACTCATCTCGGTTCTAAGACAACTTCGCAGTGGGTATTCCATGCGCCCCAAAGGATTTCCTCACTCCATTTGTCTCATAGGGTTGAGAGATTTGCGGGACTATCGGCTTTATGACGGAGATGGGAAAAAATATGTGGTAGGAGGTTCTGCGTTCAACATCAAAGACAAATCCCTGACTTTAAGTAATTTTTCACTGGAACAGGTGAAGGAACTCTATGCCCAGCACACCGTAGCGACGGGACAATCCTTTACCGAAGAGGCACTTCAATTGATTTATACGCAAACCGGAGGTCAACCCTGGCTGGTCAACGCCCTTGGACGGGAACTTTGCTTTGAAGCTCAGAAGGTTCCCTGGAATCAGATGGTGACTCCGGAAGATGTGTACAATGCCTGTGAAATCCTGATTCTGCGTCGGGATGTGCATCTGGATCAACTCGCGGACAAACTCAGCGAACCGCGTGTCTCCAAAATCGTTGAAAAAATCCTGGTCGGAGAGCAGGACGAACTCTTTGAATCCACTGAAGAAGATCGCTCTGCCTGGAATGAAGATGAACGCTATGTGCTGGATTTGGGACTCGTCAAACGAGGCAGAACCGGACTTGAAATTGCCAATCCGATTTATCGGGAAGTCGTGCCTCGTGAATTGACCTGGGGCTTGCAGGAATATCTGGGACAGGATCGGATGTGGTACGTAAAACCCGATGGCAAACTGGATGTGGCGTTGATGCTGGAACGGTACATTGAGTTTTACAAGGAACACAGCGAAATGATCACCAAACGAAAAACCTACACGGAGGCGGCTCATCACCTGCTGTTCATGGCCTGGCTCCAGCGCATTGTCAATGGCGGCGGACGCATCACCCGCGAATACGCCATCGGCCTGAAACGACTGGATTTGCTGATTGAATTTTCCGGAGAACGCTTTGCCTTTGAACTCAAACTGAGCGGGAAAAAAGCACTGGTCGAAGGCAAACTGCAACTCACCGAATACCTCACCCGACTCAATATGAATTTTGGAACCCTGATCATTTTCAGCCGAAAGCCTCCTGAAGACATGGAAACGGTGGGCAAGCGGGAGATGCTCGAACAGGATGGCAAGCAGATCGAATTGATCTGGTTGTGA